A stretch of the Fibrobacter sp. UWT2 genome encodes the following:
- a CDS encoding ABC transporter ATP-binding protein: MDPILSIQNIRRDFKMGDETVHALRGVSFDIYPGEFVTIMGTSGSGKSTMLNILGCMDKPTSGEYILDGQHTEKLKRDALAKIRSKKLGFVFQSYNLLSRTTAIENVELPLLYNSSVSAAERHRRAIEALKMVGLESRMNHLPNQLSGGQQQRVAIARALVNDPVIILADEATGNLDTRTSYEIMMIFQELNRQGKTIAFVTHEPDIATFSGRTITLRDGLLKKDVKNETVQDAKAAFEALPPPETFEEE, encoded by the coding sequence ATGGACCCAATTTTATCTATACAAAATATCCGCCGCGACTTTAAAATGGGCGACGAGACGGTCCACGCGCTGCGCGGAGTTTCTTTCGACATCTACCCCGGTGAATTCGTGACCATCATGGGCACCAGCGGTTCCGGCAAGTCGACCATGCTGAATATTCTGGGTTGCATGGACAAGCCGACCTCCGGCGAGTACATTCTAGACGGACAACATACCGAAAAACTGAAGCGCGATGCGCTCGCCAAAATTCGCAGCAAGAAACTCGGATTCGTTTTCCAGAGTTACAATTTGCTCAGCCGCACTACAGCTATCGAAAATGTAGAACTCCCCCTGTTATATAATTCCAGCGTGTCTGCCGCAGAACGCCATCGCCGTGCCATCGAGGCATTAAAAATGGTCGGACTCGAAAGCCGCATGAACCACTTGCCGAACCAGCTTTCGGGCGGCCAGCAACAGCGAGTCGCCATTGCACGTGCCCTGGTGAACGATCCTGTCATCATTCTCGCCGACGAAGCCACCGGAAACTTGGATACCCGCACCAGTTACGAAATCATGATGATTTTCCAGGAGCTGAATCGCCAAGGAAAAACCATCGCCTTCGTGACGCATGAACCCGACATCGCCACCTTTAGTGGGCGCACCATTACGCTGCGTGACGGGCTCCTTAAGAAAGACGTGAAGAACGAAACCGTGCAAGACGCCAAGGCAGCCTTCGAAGCCCTCCCTCCACCGGAAACGTTTGAGGAGGAATAA
- a CDS encoding ABC transporter permease — protein sequence MSPFTLIKIALKALLRNRMRTFLSVLGIVIGVAAVIAMVAMGEGSRISIKEQMTAMGSNAIIIMPNRDRRGGVQQESTSELLEEADIIAIRENATYINGVSPMMTVGGQAIVGNNNSPTTLSGISADYLKIRNYEIEDGVMFDDVTDRMSKVCVIGQTVVKNLFPEGDPIGKTIRYKNIPLKVIGTLKAKGSGDFGQDNDDVIFTPYQTVMRRFSATTNIRQIFANSIGEGYAEKATEEIMGILKERRGWTKPTDPFRVFTQEEMIQTITSTSDMISLVLTIIAGISLFVGGIGIMNIMYVSVTERTKEIGLRMAIGARGKDIMFQFLFESVIISLLGGIIGIALGIAASEIVKIAFNMPMSVSVTSVIVSFAVCFATGVFFGWYPARKASRLDPIEALRFE from the coding sequence ATGTCACCATTTACTCTTATAAAAATTGCACTCAAAGCTTTGCTCCGTAACCGCATGCGCACCTTCCTTTCGGTGCTCGGCATCGTGATTGGCGTCGCGGCGGTGATTGCCATGGTCGCCATGGGCGAAGGCTCCCGAATTTCTATCAAGGAACAGATGACTGCGATGGGTTCGAACGCCATCATTATCATGCCGAATCGTGACCGCCGCGGCGGCGTGCAGCAGGAATCCACCAGCGAACTCCTCGAAGAAGCCGATATCATCGCTATCCGCGAAAACGCTACCTACATCAACGGCGTTTCCCCGATGATGACTGTAGGCGGGCAGGCGATTGTCGGCAACAACAACTCCCCCACGACCTTGAGCGGCATTTCTGCCGACTACCTCAAGATTCGCAACTACGAAATCGAAGACGGCGTCATGTTCGACGACGTCACGGACCGTATGTCCAAAGTCTGTGTGATCGGGCAAACCGTTGTCAAGAACCTGTTCCCTGAAGGCGACCCGATTGGCAAGACCATTCGCTACAAGAACATTCCCCTGAAAGTCATCGGCACCTTGAAAGCGAAAGGCTCCGGCGACTTCGGGCAAGACAACGACGACGTGATTTTCACGCCTTACCAAACGGTGATGCGCAGGTTTTCTGCCACCACAAATATCCGCCAGATTTTTGCAAATTCTATTGGCGAAGGCTACGCCGAAAAGGCGACCGAAGAAATCATGGGAATCTTAAAGGAACGCCGCGGCTGGACAAAGCCCACCGACCCGTTCCGCGTGTTTACGCAAGAAGAAATGATTCAGACCATCACGAGTACGTCTGACATGATTTCTCTGGTGCTCACGATTATCGCAGGTATTAGTTTGTTTGTAGGCGGTATCGGTATCATGAACATCATGTATGTTTCTGTCACGGAACGCACCAAAGAAATTGGCCTGCGTATGGCTATCGGTGCCCGCGGTAAGGACATTATGTTTCAGTTTTTGTTTGAATCGGTGATTATCAGCCTACTCGGGGGCATTATCGGGATAGCACTCGGCATTGCCGCCTCCGAAATCGTGAAAATCGCCTTCAACATGCCCATGAGCGTGTCTGTTACCAGCGTGATCGTGAGTT